The region GGTCTCCGAAGCCTTTACTACAAATAAGCAAGAACAGCCTTCCTTTGCGGCGAAATTTGGATAGATCCTTGCCAATGTGTCCGGAAGAATGCGAAATTTAAAGACGGAGAAAACGAGTAAACTTATAGATAAGAATAATAAAAACGTAATAAATAATATCTTTAAAAATTTATTCATCATAAGCCTTCTAAAATTCATTCTTGTAAAATGGGTAGCAATCGATTCAGGAAATCCTTCATAGGAAATCGACCACCTCTATCATTCCCGAAACGCACAATCACTAAGTCCTTTTTAGGATCAACGATCAAAAATTGTCCCCAGTGGCCGGATGCAAAAAAAGAATCCTCGGACAACGAAGAAAAGAATGGCTTTCCCGGATCTGAATCGAATCGATTCAAATAAACATGACCACCCATGGGAGGCAAAGGCAACCAACTCAAATACCAAGGTCTTTTTTTAGAAGAGCTATGTTCATGAAACGTATCATTGATCCAGTTCTTAGGAAATAATCCAGAAGGACTCCCCCAACCTTCTTCAATATAGAAACGTCCTAAAATTGCAAGATCTCTCGCCGACAAATATGCATAGGAAGATGCAACAGGAATATCCTTCCCATCCTTCTCCCAAACAAAGGAATCGATCCCAACAGATTTAAAAAATCGAACTGGAAAATCTTTACCGGAAGCCTTGCTTAATACTGCAGATAAAAGATTAGAATCCGCACTCGAATAGGCTACATTCTCTCCCGGTTTATAAGAAAATCCCAATTTAGAAATGTATCCGATCATATCCGAATGCGCGGAACCGTACAAGATCTCCAAAATATCCGAATTTACCG is a window of Leptospira semungkisensis DNA encoding:
- a CDS encoding serine hydrolase domain-containing protein; translated protein: MRALVFLFFICFLFTSCGRETFPYSARIQVADGEALQSLSRWSTEGLFRESNGKVRTNAILVLHKGKICVEAYFSEFGPETLHPTWSISKFLLNGALAEAVTSGKVNLDDPVQSYLGNNNVFFAENLKVKDLLFFASGLDWKERYEWAPVNSDILEILYGSAHSDMIGYISKLGFSYKPGENVAYSSADSNLLSAVLSKASGKDFPVRFFKSVGIDSFVWEKDGKDIPVASSYAYLSARDLAILGRFYIEEGWGSPSGLFPKNWINDTFHEHSSSKKRPWYLSWLPLPPMGGHVYLNRFDSDPGKPFFSSLSEDSFFASGHWGQFLIVDPKKDLVIVRFGNDRGGRFPMKDFLNRLLPILQE